From the genome of Leptospiraceae bacterium, one region includes:
- a CDS encoding DUF2252 family protein, translating into MQIDQNSPDVFLALLWEYDKKLQTEYRLEKYEKMSLSPYNFLRGTALHFYDFHRERLLQSEFYSVATETFIQGDLHLSNYGAFLNSAGEIVYDLNDFDEASIQSYLYDVWRLGSCVLIAGRHNFFTEEELSELLEETLESYLDSIENFRKEEAIEFRIQKENADGKLDEFLESVEKKKSRKKMLELWTGISKGEAKFLSESEKPELQSLSSDLLKQIKEAIEVYCCSLEKEPGERKDYFTVLDAAQRLGSGIGSYGTNRYYVLIRGERGGDTCRILDIKEQAFPTIYSFLSRDEQDKFKKMFPIQGKRVIEAEKSILYRADKHLGYIQLNEKSFSVRERSPYKESLEIEKLDTVKKFEKLVKQWTKILAASHVRGSLPIGNRNFHQELTKLIDGNHKEFRAEAGRICKDYAEKLFRDYGFFCDNWKKLLQES; encoded by the coding sequence ATGCAAATAGATCAAAACTCTCCGGATGTTTTTTTGGCTTTGTTGTGGGAATATGATAAAAAGCTTCAGACTGAATACAGGCTGGAGAAATATGAAAAAATGTCCCTATCCCCCTATAATTTTCTTCGGGGGACTGCCCTTCATTTCTATGATTTTCACCGGGAACGCTTATTGCAATCTGAATTTTATTCAGTGGCTACCGAAACCTTCATACAGGGAGATCTGCACCTGAGTAATTATGGAGCTTTTTTAAACTCTGCCGGTGAAATTGTATATGATCTGAATGATTTTGATGAGGCAAGTATCCAATCCTATCTTTATGATGTTTGGAGGCTTGGAAGCTGCGTTCTGATAGCAGGCAGGCATAATTTTTTTACAGAAGAAGAATTGTCTGAACTGTTAGAAGAAACTTTAGAGTCTTATCTTGATTCGATTGAGAATTTTAGAAAAGAAGAGGCCATAGAATTTCGGATTCAGAAAGAAAATGCAGATGGTAAGTTGGATGAGTTTTTAGAATCTGTCGAAAAGAAAAAATCAAGAAAAAAGATGTTGGAACTCTGGACAGGAATTTCTAAGGGTGAGGCTAAATTTTTGTCGGAAAGTGAAAAGCCCGAACTTCAATCTCTTAGTTCAGACTTACTTAAACAAATTAAAGAAGCGATAGAAGTTTATTGCTGTTCTTTAGAAAAAGAACCGGGAGAAAGAAAAGACTATTTTACTGTTTTGGATGCTGCTCAAAGGCTGGGTTCAGGGATTGGTTCTTACGGAACAAACAGATACTATGTCTTAATACGGGGAGAAAGAGGAGGGGATACATGCAGGATTTTAGATATAAAAGAACAGGCTTTTCCTACGATTTATTCTTTTTTGAGTAGGGATGAACAGGATAAATTTAAGAAAATGTTTCCGATTCAAGGTAAACGTGTAATTGAGGCTGAAAAATCCATATTGTATCGTGCTGATAAACATCTCGGCTACATCCAGCTTAATGAAAAGTCATTTTCTGTTAGAGAACGTTCTCCGTATAAGGAATCACTTGAAATCGAAAAATTAGATACAGTCAAGAAATTCGAGAAATTAGTAAAACAATGGACTAAAATATTAGCAGCTTCGCATGTTAGAGGAAGCTTACCTATTGGGAATCGAAACTTTCACCAGGAACTTACGAAACTAATCGATGGGAATCATAAAGAATTTCGAGCTGAGGCGGGAAGGATTTGTAAAGATTATGCAGAAAAGCTTTTTCGTGATTATGGATTTTTCTGCGATAATTGGAAAAAGTTATTGCAGGAGTCTTAG
- a CDS encoding TIGR04454 family lipoprotein gives MKKQIAVIALTLSFALVNCNKESKTSAECKPALDKVFAAIESSIPEEQKAQFATLKTQAEPGLMDACKNGKMDLECMNNAKDLQAMLTCKK, from the coding sequence ATGAAAAAACAAATCGCTGTAATCGCACTAACGCTTTCTTTTGCTCTGGTTAATTGTAACAAAGAATCAAAAACCAGTGCTGAATGTAAACCTGCACTTGACAAAGTTTTTGCTGCTATTGAGTCTTCTATTCCGGAGGAACAAAAAGCACAATTTGCTACTTTAAAAACTCAGGCAGAACCAGGACTTATGGATGCCTGCAAAAATGGTAAAATGGATCTGGAATGTATGAACAATGCAAAAGATCTTCAGGCAATGTTGACCTGCAAAAAATAA
- a CDS encoding TIGR04454 family lipoprotein, whose translation MKVLLLVFYFLSLLVSCSPTKHSKKECKGPVKKVFLIILQESDKEKQDQLMNLKDSLLSMMEKECRSGEYELSCLQKVEKLTDVQACKKMKR comes from the coding sequence ATGAAGGTTTTGCTACTGGTTTTTTATTTTTTATCCCTATTGGTTAGCTGTAGCCCCACAAAACACTCCAAAAAAGAGTGTAAGGGACCGGTAAAAAAAGTATTCCTGATAATACTTCAGGAATCGGATAAAGAAAAACAAGATCAATTAATGAATCTCAAAGATTCCTTACTGTCGATGATGGAAAAGGAATGCAGAAGCGGAGAGTACGAGCTGTCCTGCCTGCAAAAAGTGGAAAAGTTAACAGATGTACAGGCATGCAAAAAAATGAAGAGGTAA
- a CDS encoding phosphate ABC transporter substrate-binding protein, protein MITKITILFLSLGFLFHCQKESFPTRLKVKGSETMHHMLDFLAKSYNKKQEKFLIEIEGGGSNSGIKALKEGKISIAAISRELSDKDLPELEKGGEIEKILIAYDGAAIVVHPENKLKQIFLDQVHNIFTGKVKNWKEIGGGDLKIIPVIRNDNSGTAHFFREHVLHKKDLGAEEYKKNINTIFVDSAKIVKDNTEMAAFIYQNPGAVGFMGMGSLMENSSKIKGLAYAKQEKDDYVLPTPKNVFDRKYKLSRGLYFLYHKTNEFKVSDFTSYILSEEGQKKVLESGYLRSTLPEVEVKAKP, encoded by the coding sequence ATGATTACAAAAATTACAATATTATTCTTAAGCCTTGGATTCTTATTTCATTGCCAGAAAGAATCCTTCCCTACCAGGTTAAAGGTAAAAGGTTCTGAAACCATGCACCATATGCTTGATTTCCTGGCCAAATCTTATAACAAGAAGCAAGAAAAATTTCTTATCGAAATCGAAGGTGGGGGGTCTAATTCAGGTATAAAAGCCTTGAAAGAAGGAAAAATCAGTATTGCGGCTATTTCCAGAGAACTTTCTGATAAAGACCTACCTGAATTGGAAAAAGGAGGTGAAATAGAAAAAATTCTAATAGCTTATGATGGTGCAGCTATTGTTGTACATCCGGAAAACAAACTCAAACAAATCTTTCTTGATCAGGTTCATAACATCTTTACCGGTAAAGTGAAAAATTGGAAAGAGATCGGCGGAGGAGATTTAAAAATCATCCCGGTTATCAGAAATGATAATTCCGGCACAGCCCATTTTTTTCGAGAGCATGTTTTACATAAAAAAGACCTCGGAGCAGAAGAATATAAAAAAAATATCAACACTATTTTTGTAGATTCTGCCAAAATCGTAAAAGACAATACAGAGATGGCCGCATTCATCTATCAGAATCCAGGTGCGGTAGGATTTATGGGTATGGGAAGCTTGATGGAAAATTCTTCAAAAATTAAGGGCCTGGCTTATGCAAAACAAGAAAAAGATGACTATGTATTACCCACCCCTAAAAATGTATTTGATAGAAAATATAAGCTTTCTAGAGGCTTATACTTTTTGTACCACAAAACAAATGAATTCAAGGTAAGCGACTTCACATCCTACATTCTTTCGGAAGAAGGACAGAAAAAAGTTTTAGAAAGCGGTTACCTGCGTTCTACCTTACCGGAAGTGGAAGTAAAAGCAAAACCCTGA
- a CDS encoding XisI protein, whose protein sequence is MSKLDIYKLAIAEILNSYDGKIPEGDGRIEFQKVIDEKNGHYVLFSVGWTEDSRIHDCIFHINLKANKIWIQEDNTELSLGHLLNDKGIPEEDIVLAYLEG, encoded by the coding sequence ATGAGTAAATTAGATATTTATAAATTAGCAATTGCAGAAATTCTAAACTCCTATGATGGTAAAATACCGGAAGGAGACGGACGAATTGAATTTCAAAAAGTAATCGATGAGAAGAACGGTCATTATGTTTTATTTTCTGTGGGCTGGACAGAAGATAGCAGAATCCACGATTGCATCTTTCATATTAATTTAAAAGCTAATAAAATATGGATCCAGGAAGATAATACTGAACTTTCTCTCGGACACCTATTGAATGATAAAGGCATCCCCGAAGAAGACATTGTTCTGGCTTATCTTGAAGGATAA